From Corvus moneduloides isolate bCorMon1 chromosome 9, bCorMon1.pri, whole genome shotgun sequence:
GCCAAAGGTAATCCCAGATTTCTGCCTCCACACTTGCTGTCtccacaggcagggagggaaatgTGCAAACAACTCAGCACTGAAATATTCAGGTGGTTTCCAGCctgtgatttctgtgatttttgtgagggttttctcagcagcagcagcagcagcagcgtgtGCTGGACCAAGGGGGTAATTCCCTGTGTGTCCATGTCCCTGGAGAAATGATGGAGTTTTTGTGTGATAAAGCAAGGAACCCCTTCCTGAAGCATCTCTTAGAACATCTCATTTAAGTGAAAGAGTAATGTAGGTAAAGATGTGATTCAGCATTTCCCCAGGAGAGCTTCTCATGGCTCTGCTCTGTTCATCTGTCACCTTTCGCTCAGCTGACATCACTTCTGGAAAGATTTGTTCCTTGCTTTTTCAGGTTTAtcctttcatttaaaaggagaaatgaccaaaacagccccaaagctctgcctgcagctctggccagcccagctcctgttTGGCTTCACCACAGCCCCACattcaggaagaattttaaaaaatcatttagaTTTAAGTATGATCAACCTCGTGCTCCTGATTTCCTGAGTGGGACGTGCAGACCTGGCTGTGtcacccagggcagggctggaagtTCCTCCTGCCATCCACAGGCACAGGAATGCCCTGGAAGAGCATTTCCCTTGTGTTTCACACCATGCCAAGGCTCTTGATcctcgtgggtcccttccaactcaggatattttcTGGCTCTTCAAGAACTTgatgggttttgttcttttgaagcacttcagagagaaaatctcTGTCTCAGTCCCACACACACTGGCCTGGTGATTTTATCTTCCTTCTCCTTGGAAGTTCCCAATTCCAACTTTCCTGTAAAGCTTGGAGTAACTTTATCTCAAAATGTTGGTAGCAGTGCAAAAAACATTTAACAAGTCAGTGTCCAAACCACATCCTGCATCCAACCTCCTGgaatattttgttaaatttgGGAttgcttcttcctctctgttCCGCTGGGAATTTTAAGCGTGCAATCCTGGCTAAACTGGAGATAATGGGAATCTCAGCATCCTTTTATTGAGGATGCaattcccacctttcctgctggcacacacagcacagggaagcagaaaTGCCTGGAAATTGTTGCAAATATTGACCATTCTCCTTCCTTTCAATTTGCAAGTCATGTGCtgcaagaatattttcattttatttctgctaatTCGGGattttcccactgggaaagcCAGCTCTCCCCGTCCCCAGTGTTTTGATGGCCTTTCAAACaatattttcaaggaaaggaAGTGGAATCCTATTTTTAAATCACGTAGCCAGTTATGATGTCAGCTTTGGGTGAAAACAAATTTAAGCTTCAAGCTCCCACTGAGGCAGTTGTTTGCTTGGATAAACAGGAATGTTAGCATTTCCTCCAGTTTTAAGGGGTTTTAATTGCCTTCagaaatataataaattaaGGATGTCTTGTCATGGAGCTGAAGAAGAGGTGGAAGGGGTGggtttccctctccctttcccctgaCCTGCTGCCTCTTGTGTATTTTACACTTCCCTACCTTTCGGACACCCGTGTGTGACAAATACTTGTCAAACAAAAGCCGAGCAGATTTACAACTGCTTCACTCCGAACGAGCCCTTCCTGCCAAAACTTTatgacttcattttcttccccagtTTTCCACTCTGTTGATTCAAACAGACGGACCCAGGCTCAGGTCAGACAGAGGTCATTTCACTTTCATTactaaaatataatttacaaTATGCCAGACCTAAACAAGTTTTAGCCTAAAGGATTTGGGTAATATAAACCATCTGTTCCTCAACAATATAGCTAATTTCCTGCCATCACTGGGCAGTCTACTGGGCTGCCTGCTTAAATGgctgtattattattattattatcataatcattattatgattattaatGCAGTGTTTGTCTGAAAGTCAGAAGTGATCAATACAGTTAGAATTAATTCATGCTAAAAGGGCTTTTTTCCGTGATTATTTGAAATGTCAGTTCTTTTCCCACATTGCCACTGGAAAGCTGCCCTCGCATGATTTCAGGAATGCCAATGCCAATGTTTACACTCATTTACAGAACCTAGATCCCAAACTCATTAACCTTAAATTACTACCTGTGGCTTTACTGAGGGCCCTAAATGAGTGGGTTTGGGTGTTACAAGCACAAGTGGAAGTTGGGAATAATACGGGTTCTTTATGGCCCAGGAGTGAATATCTGCACTCTGAAGGGcaataaatgtttaaaaggtttgcttttctcctttggCCACTCTCGGGGTTTTAGGATGGAACAGAAATAGTGGGAACAGAAACAGGCTCTGCTGTACCTGGAAGGGTTAATAGCAAAGTCAAGGCAGAATTGGCTACAAGGCCGtggctttaaaacaaaataatttttttcctgctaaaatTCCAGGCCCTGGCCCATAAAACACTTCAGCATGGACCTCTTAGAGCATGGGAATTGCCTCAATTCCTGAAATTAGTCACATTCAATTGGAAGTACAGAAATGCCCAAGGCCAAATGCCGAGATGCTGATGGCTCCTGTGTATATTTGGGTCCAGTTCTTGTTGTATCTGACCTTGTGGAGAGGATGGAAAGGAAttctttttgttactttttgGAGCATGGTGATCCCGTTTGGATCCTGGTGTCCCTCGGGTGGGATCATTGCTCCTGTGCCCGTCTCCTTGGCTCCCACACATCCTGCACCAAGAGATTTCACTTAAAAAAGGCTGGTTTCGGTCCTGATGTGTTACTGGTGTTTCTCTCACAGAGTAAAGCCAAGGAGCTGCCCCTCTCTGCCGTTCGCTTcatggaggagctgggggaatGCGCTTTTGGCAAGATCTACAAGGGCCACCTCTACCTGCCGGGCATGGACCACGCCCAGCTCGTGGCCATCAAGACCCTGAAGGACTTTAACAACCCCCAGCAGTGGGCGGAATTCCAGCAGGAAGCGTCCCTCATGGCCGAGCTGCACCACCCCAACATCGTGTGCCTGCTGGGCGTGGTGACGCAGGAGCAGCCCGTGTGCCTCCTGTTCGAGTACATGAACCAGGGCGACCTGCACGAGTTCCTGGTCATGCGCTCGCCGCACTCCGACGTCGGCTGCAGCAGCGACGAGGACGGCACGGTCAAGTCCAGCCTGGACCACGGCGACTTCCTGCACATCGCAGTGCAGATCGCGGCCGGCATGGAGTACCTGGCCGGACACTTCTTCGTCCACAAGGACCTCGCCGCCCGCAACATCCTGATCGGGGAGCAGCTCCACGTGAAGATCTCCGACCTGGGGCTGTCCCGAGAGATCTACTCGGCCGATTATTACAGGGTGCAGAACAAGTCCCTGCTGCCCATCCGCTGGATGCCCCCCGAGGCCATCATGTACGGCAAGTTCTCCTCCGACTCGGACATTTGGTCCTTCGGAGTGGTTTTGTGGGAAATATTCAGCTTCGGCCTCCAGCCGTATTACGGATTCAGCAACCAGGAGGTGATCGAGATGATCCGGAAGCGCCAGCTGCTGCCGTGCTCCGAGGACTGTCCCCCCAGGATGTACAGCCTGATGACGGAGTGCTGGCACGACCTGCCCTCCCGCAGGCCGCGCTTCAAGGAGATCCACGCGCGGCTGCGCTCCTGGGAGGGCCTCTCCAGCCACACCAGCTCCACAACCCCCTCGGGCGGCAACGCCACCACCCAGACCACCTCCCTGAGCGCCAGCCCCGTCAGCAACCTCAGCAACCCCAGGTATCCCAACTACATGTTCCCGGCGCAGGGAATCCCCCAGGGCCAGATGGCGGGGTTCATGGGGCCGCCCTTACCTCAGAACCAGCGCTACATCCCCATCAACGGATACCCCATCCCGCCGGGATACGCCGCCTTCCCCGCCGCCCACTACCCCCCGCAGGGCCCTCCCCGCGTGATCCAGCACTGTCCCCCTCCCAAGAGCCGCTCCCCCAGCAGCGCCAGCGGCTCCACCAGCACGGGCCACGTCACCAGCTTGCCGTCGTCGGGATCCAACCAGGAAGCCAATATTCCCTTGCTATCCCACATGGCCATTCCCAGCCACCCGGCGGGGATGGGTATGACAGTGTTTGGCAATAAAACTCAAAAACCCTACAAAATTGACTCCAAGCAGTCCTCCCTGTTGGGAGACTCCAGCATCCACGGACCCAGCGACTCCATGATTTCGGCGGAATTGTAAATAGGCGAGGCCTTTGTAAATAGCGCTCTTGGCGACGCAGACTCGGAAGTGgtaggaaagattttttttctattcaaatattttattaaagatcCTTCTGGTTGTTGGACAGACATTGCAGCAAAGTGTCTTCTGTGAAGTTGCACTGCTCGCCAGGATGGGCAGGCACAACCAGACAGATCCTCGTGGTGGGAATCCTCAGCCTTGGCCACGTTTCTCCAAGTGCCACCAACAATTCAAAGAGGgaatttgaggggttttttttaaataaaaacattttatccAACACTTCTTCACAGCTTTTTAAACCTCCGGCGTGGTTTAAATCAcaggaacttttttttaatactgaaaaccatattttaatatttgtctctttttttagGAGATGCAAAGATTCGGAGATCTGGGTGTGCAATTTCAGTGCCAATAGGGAAAATATCTGTAAATTTTGCAGTCGAGGGTTGTGTGTCAAATATGTGATCTGAGAGCTGAATAAATTACTTCAGGTGGGATTTTGGTCTCTGGTTTAGTCAGGAGTCTGAGCTCAGATTCAGAccaaaaaatgtcatttatgaGACAGCACAAATGCTCGAGTTATCAGCTTGCAGTCTACAAACCTCaatctgctgctggctgctaaGGACAGCTGGAGTTCTTAAGGAATTGCCTTAAAGGAACTGAAATTAAAGAGCTTTAATTTCAGAACCTGAATCAACTTCTTCAGAGCTAACATTTCATGATCTAGTCGCTCAAGCAGGAATTTTATATCCTTTTGTTGCTATGCAACTGTGTAATGGAAAAGCGCCAAACCACAGTTTTGTATATGACAATCAGTTTTCCCAGGAATATTTATTGTGTCATTTCAGTGACTCTGACTCCAGTAACCCTGGAAAAAGGGAGACTCACATTCCGTCAGGCAGCAAATCCATCGATAGCAATTGTGTCTAATAATGTGAATTAGTGCTGATTTTCCACTTAGAAATGCACCATTTGTGTCATTAAAATACCCATTCAGGTAGAACCAATTGAGATTCTTCATTTGAAACCACTTTAATGAGCTACACACGTGCTGTGTACGGTACATTTTCCACAGACTCTTTTTTTGTactgaataatatttttattgtccACAAAAACAAATCTTGTGCTCAGTTGACAATGTTGTATAATAGgactttatttttatctttttgcaCAAAAGTGTGATGATGTTTTTTGTACAGCAGAAGTGAAAATACATCTCTGCATTTTATATCTTGGGctgtttcttttgatttttacCCTGATGTAGATGTTCCTGAAATATATTATGGTGATACTCAGCCACTACCTTATACAAAtacctttctttgttttcactgCATGCGTTTAATCACTGTATTACTTGATGATTGAGTTATTAATTATGGGCATTTCAATTAGgcaagcatgaaaaaaatgtaataacaAAGGCTATTTTATAATTGAGATACGtgcatttttgtatttcacGTGCCAGAGATGATATTAAACACTGATTATTTTATGCTGCTGTTTATTAAAACATTGTTTTACCATAAACACGCCGGCATTTCCTCCATCCTGAAATGGCTGAAGGACATGGAATGATCTCCCTCCCCTGGCTCCCAGTTACCAGGGAAGCTGAGTTGGTATCAGCCAAGCATCCTTGGCTTTAATCAGGAATTAGGAATAACCTAATCCTtaaggagcagcagtgggatcaTAAAATATTCCCTCACACACTTTGTGGTTTTATGTTCAAACCACTCACGGCTCAGTTTGaggtttttcctttatttcaaagCTGGGTCCTTAAGGTTAAAGTATTTTTAGATGTGAACCAGCTCTGAACGACACACCTGGAAAGCTTTGGAAGgacctctccctgccctgcctctcagcagggaaaatctgggaattctGAGGCTGAAATCACAGTCTGACCTCACACCTGATGCACAGGGAGGTAACACAGAGAGGCAGGAACTCctcagagagagaagagagagcaaAATCTAAAGAAACTGATGAGGTaatgtggaaaataaatgttgCCAGAAATTACGGAATCACTCCTCAGGTGGGGATGCAGGCACAGGatgaaagctgcttttgtgGCAAACAAAGGGAGAGGGAATATTCCAGATGCTAAATCATGATCCCTTCTTTCTTCAAGGAGAGAGCACTGCCAAGGCTGTTGGAAATGTAGCAGTCTTGGCTGGATTGAGAAGCTCTGGAGGATTGGGATAAAACTCTGGATAAACACTGTTTACTGAGTGTTACACCGGGGATACTGCAACGtgtatcaaaccaggaggcccgtagaaagaagtatatatggacgGATTGTTGCtggatgtttcagagatgtttatttccccagccatggccggggctctgccgagggTCCCTCACAGCCCGGGCCGAGGGTCCCTCACAGCCCGGGCCGGGGAGCCCTCACAGCCCGGGCCGAGGGTCCCTCACAGCCCGGGCCGGGGAGCCCTCACAGCCCGGGCCGGGGAGCCCTCACAGCCCGGGCCGGGGAGCCCTCACAGCCCGGGCCGGGGAGCCCTCACAGATCGGGCCGGGGAGCCCTCACAGATCGGGCCGAGGAGCCCTCACAGCCCGGGCCGGGGAGCCCTCACAGCCCGGGCCGGGGAGCCCTCACAGATCGGGCCGAGGAGCCCTCACAGCCCGGGCCGGGGAGCCCTCACAGCCCGGGCCGGGGAGCCCTCACAGATCGGGCCGGGGAGCCCTCACAGCCCGGGCCGGGGAGCCCTCACAGCCCGGGCCGGGGAGCCCTCACAGATCGGGCCGGGGAGCCCTCACAGCCCGGGCCGGGGAGCCCTCACAGCCCGGGCCGGGGAGCCCTCACAGCCCGGGCCGGGGAGCCCTCACAGCCCGGGCTCAGGCTCCTTCCCGCGCAGGGAGCACGGAACAGCCAAGGGGagcgaggctgagcaggggctgggaaacCCCGTGCGTCCCCTCAGGGCCGCGCTGCCAGGGCTTCATGGCGGGCGGAGGAGACCCCGACAACTGAGCCTTCAGTCTGGACCATCTCATCTCCTCCAGGTTGGTTGTGTTGCTgggaaagagaataaatatttgctgGTTTAAAGAGCACGATGCAGGGCCTGAAGTGGGGATTTGGATCCTTTGTTCCCACCGAGGGGTGACTGGGCTGGATCGAGAGGTAAAggccagagctgcctgtgcagaAATGGGGGCTGGAAAGCTCAGAACTCACCAGGATGTGTTTATTCAGGAATGGTCAGAAGGGAATGTGTGCCTTGCTTTGCAGGAACAAGGATTtccaggaaggctgggaaaTACTCGATTCCATTTCCTTGTCCCATGAGCTCACCAGGAGAGCTCTGAAACACCCACCCAGCTCCAACCACTCCTGACAGCAGGAAAACTCTCCAAGGACAAACCCGTGCTGGATCCAAAGCTCTGGAATGTGTGTTTACCTTCCACATCCACTGGCTCTTGTTCCTGCACATTCTTCAGGAggaatttggctttttttggcAGGATTCAGCCTCCTCAGGGTGTCTGAGCCTTGGCTTTGCCTCCTCCCAAGGAGGTTGAGCATCCAAAGGAGATGGtttgagttgggagggaccttaaatcccgTCCCattccacgggcagggacacctcccactgtcccaggctgctccaagccccatccagcctggctttggacactgttagggatccaggggcagccacggctgctctgggaattctgttccagggccttcccaccctcacagggagcaattccttcccagtatcccatttGATGGTGCAGCGCAAGCTCCCAGGTGGTTCTGGTGTGAGCGCAGGACTTAGAAAGCACAGTCCTGCAAAAAGTGACATTTGAACACAGTTGCTCTAAAGAACATTTTTgcacaaaaacccccaatatTTTCCCAAAACCACTCcactggacaaaaaaaaaaaaaaaaaaagtcgattttttcatttgcagaaaaaatatgGCAGCATCTCTCTTGTGTGTTACAATATTCCAGTGTTTCTTTATGAGTTCGTGGTTCTGTGGtcaggggctggaatgagcaGCTGGTTCTGCTGCAGAACATCCATGGAAAAACTCCATCCATGGGCCTGGAGCCTCTCAGAAATGTGATGGCTGTGGAATCCAAGCAGCAATTTTTATCTTGCTGTGGGCTATCTTTGATAGGAGGAGAGAGAATATTGCCCCTGAGTCGGTCACTCTCCAGCCCCTCGTATTTTTGCCTGTTTGATCTCCCCCAGATTCAAGTCCAGCCCTTTGCAGGGCAGTTTCTGTGGCTGAGGtaatagaaaattattaaaaccagAGAGAGACACAATATTGGGCCTGCACATCAAAAGCTCCTTAagacaaaggaaggaaaattgaCTCGAAACTGGAATTATTGGAAGCATCTGTGGTGTCCTTTATTTCCCATTTAACAGCGCAGCACGTTTGGGAATGGTGTCGGGCTGGTTCTGGGCCTTAATTTGCTGAGTTTTACCCTAAAACCTGTGGTTTATCTGCTCCTGCAGAGGGAACAGCAACTCTTGGGAAATGAATTTTGACCTTGAGACACAAAGGAAGATTCTCCAGTGCTGCAACCTTCAGCTATGTGGAGaatttgggttatttttatGCTCTTCTGAGGAGCTTAAAAGCAGAAATCTCTGTTAGGTTTATAAGGAACACGTGGGTTTGTAAACCATGAGTGGTGCTGGGAGTAGGATCTGCATCTGTTGGAGCTGTGGGAATAGCTGTGTAAATCCAATGGGTTTGTGGGGTATTCCCAGAGTTTATTAAAACTCCAATAACATTTGGGAGCAGTCACTAACAGGAGCAAGGATAACAACGATTCCCAATCCCCCTCAAGGAGTGATGGGTCCATCCCGAGCTGTGGAAGGCAGAGCCATGGGATGGGTCCCCATAgaaggagcagtgctgggatttggatgccactcccagcacagctgagggaagGTCAGTCCCTGGCTCCAGGTGGCTGCAGCCATTGGGGAATGGGCAAAACATCCCATCCATGGAAAAAATACCCTTTAATGGGAGCTCAGCTGCCTTTGCTCACAAAttcctgcacctgggatggggcaatcCCAGAACAAAGGGCGGAGAGGAGTTGGAGTTGCTGAAGCCAGTCCAGAGGAAgccctggagctcctctgctctggagccaggctgggagagctgggattgctcagcctggagaggagaaggctccaggggagctcagagccccttgcagggcctgaaggggctccaggagagctgcagagggactggggacaaggcatggagggacaggacacagggaatggctttaatGCTGAGCTCCAGGTTGCTGCTAGAATGACCATCCCACAGATCCGTATCTAAACCTTTGCTGCTCCACCTCTGCTCTCAATCTGCTTTTCCACACCTTTGGGCAGCTGTTCGGCCTTGGAAAATACCTGTGCCAAGGCATTAAGGACATTGCTGgacaaggaggagaaggaaatggagTAACTGGATTTTTACCATGACTCCACACAGTGAtgctgccctgtccctgtgaAATGGGTCATTCCCTCTTCTCCCatggcactgggagctgcttgTGGATCTGGATCATTCCAGGAACTCCCAGGAGGagttcaggctgctcagagggCAGCAGGTCCCAGCGGGAGCAGGAAAAGCCCCGTGGGCTGTGGGATGCTGACTCTGTGGAACCACCctcatcccagctggaaaactcTGTATCCTGTGTGCTGGAGTTTTGGGGGTCAgatccagggaaaagcagcttggAAGTGCaggataaataaaaattcaaatggtCTGGACACTAAATTATGGCATAGCAGGAACCAGTGGCAGAAATAGGATAATTATTCCAAAATAGCTTCGCATAAGTCAAAACCTGAAAGATATTGGGGATATTTTCCCCAAATGTAGTTGGTATAAAATGGATGAGATACTGGATAAAAGTTAATTTTAGCTTGTGTTGGGCAGAGTTAGGTTCTGCTGACAAAATCTCTGGTCCTAAGGAAACGTCCTCCTCAGCAGCCAAGCCATGGGATTGCACAAGGAGCCATAAATCCGGCCTGTCCCAATTCCTGAGCTCAGCACTGCCCCAGAAATGCTGCTCCTTTCCAGCAGCGCCGTGTGGGCAAGTCCTTTGGGATGTAATTTATGTCTTGATTTCCTTATGTCGAGGTTCCTCTCAGCCCTGAGAAGTTGCAGAGGAGGATCAGCACTGGGATTGCTCTGATCCTACAaaagctgctctggggcagTGCTGGATCATCCCAGGCTGGTGCTCAAGGATGGGTCATGTCCTGCTTCTCCCGcgttctgctgctgcagcagctggcagggatttggggtgagcCAGCTTTGCTCCCACTGTTTTCCCTCCTGCTGATGAAGGCTCTGGGGTTTATTCCCTGCTGGGTTTGTGCAGCTCCTAAAACTTTTCCAAGCAGCCTGTGGAGGGTGACAGGAATGCAGACATTGGGAGTATCCAGGTGTTGGTCTGATCCTGCAGGGATTCTGAGCGCTTTGGTTGATGTTAACACGAGGTGGAAGCTCctcagcagggaggagaggccAGACTTGGCAAATTGCCTCGGCGAAGGCCAGAGAGAATCAGGGAAccactggggctggaaaagccctccaggatcatcaaACACAGctgttccccagcactgccccatgtccccaagtgccacatccagaggGATTTTAAGTccccccagggatggagactccaccactgccccgagcaacagccctttccatgaggaaattttcccaatatccagcctgaggccgttccctctcctcctgtccctgttccctgccagcagagcccgacccccccggctgccccctcctgtcagggacttgtgcagagccacaaggtccccccggagcctcctttgctccgGGCTGAGCTGGAACCTCGGGGAGGAATTTGTGAATTCTTGAAGAatcagagcagaggagagcaggggaATAACAAGCCCTGGGAATAACAAGCCCTGGGTCATCTGGGCGGCGCTGCCGTGTCTCCCTCCAGGATAAGAACCCAGGGGCACCTTCCAGGTAGGATTTGCTCCATGTTGCTGTTCATTTTATCAGGGAATTTGTCATCAGCGTTGGCTGAAGTACAACAGGCTGGGGGGAACTGTGGAGCTGTTGTTCCAACCTGGCCATCAAATGTCCAAAAGTCTTGGATAAAGTGAGACATTTTAACAGTTTCTGCCAGGAGAGATTTATTCTGGGCAGAAAAATTGGGATTTATCTGGGAAACCAGGCAAACACCCCAGAGATAGAAAGTTTgagttgtttaaaaatacaagagatGCAGGGCAAACAACCTCTGGTCCCTTTAGTGCCTGGTGACAAAGCTGTTTTATCTTGGAGTTACACAGCATCTGGATGTTTTCCTCTCATGCCATGGATCAGTTTGGGAAGCCATGGATTGACTTCCTCAGTGACTCtgagaagcaggaagaaaatgaacatttcacTTGTGATCAGGTGAGGAAATGGAGATTTCCGTGTCTTCTCTggcagaaaatactgatttcctTTGTGTGATGGCTGTGGGTGTTAAAATCCAAATTCCCGAGCTGGGATGAGCAGGGCCTGTGGCTGTTCCCCTTTGCAAACAGGAATCACTCCCGttccctcctgcacccctggcagctccctccatcccagagaACAGATGATGACAGGaatggctgggctggagctgtgacCGGGGCTAATTTCCAGATACACCAGGGAAGGGCTTCCTTTGATCCTTGGGATTTACACTCCATTATCTCCTGGGAGtcagctgctccagaggcaAGGCCCCACCAGCTCTCTGCACTTCAAAAAGGGCTTTAAGGCAGCTGATAATTTCACTTTTAAGTTTTCTGGGCTCTCCTATTGCCAGTCTTGATCAGGCGTGTGAGGATGAGTTCTAAGATCGGtgataaagttttattttgccaCGTGGGTCTCTGTTCTTTACTGCCCtctggttttgttgggtttgggggtttttaggACAAAGgaatccagattttttttcttggagcaCTCTTGGCCTTTCCTTCTGTCCTCATTTCTACCACATGAAATGAtcctctctgctcctgaggATTTCCCTCCGTGTCTGcaggatttttcattttaatgacgAGGGAAACAAATTGTGGAGTTGTGTGTCACTCCTGGCTCTTTGCTGGGAATTAGAACAGAATGAGGGGGAAATTAAAGGAGGGAGAAGATCGTGGCCATGCCCAAATGAAGAGCCCACTGTGATTATTG
This genomic window contains:
- the ROR1 gene encoding inactive tyrosine-protein kinase transmembrane receptor ROR1 isoform X2, with product MPTLSWNISSELDKDYFLTLDEPMNNITTTLGQTAELHCKVSGNPPPTVRWLKNDAPVVQEPRRISFRATPYGSRLRIRNLDTTDTGYFQCVATNGRRTVSTTGVLFVKFGPPPTASPGSSDEYEEDGFCQPYRGIACARFIGNRTIYMESLHMQGEIENQITAAFTMIGTSSHLSDKCSQFAIPSLCHYAFPYCDETSSAPKPRDLCRDECEILENVLCQTEYIFARSNPMILMRLKLPNCEDLPQPDSPEAVNCIRIGIPMADPINKNHKCYNSTGVDYRGTVSVTRSGRQCQPWNSQYPHTHTFTAARYPELNGGHSYCRNPGNQKDAPWCFTLDENFKSELCDVPACDYKDSKEKNKMEILYILVPSVTIPLAIALLFFFICICRNNQKSSSPPVQRQPKHVRGQNVEMSMLNAYKPKSKAKELPLSAVRFMEELGECAFGKIYKGHLYLPGMDHAQLVAIKTLKDFNNPQQWAEFQQEASLMAELHHPNIVCLLGVVTQEQPVCLLFEYMNQGDLHEFLVMRSPHSDVGCSSDEDGTVKSSLDHGDFLHIAVQIAAGMEYLAGHFFVHKDLAARNILIGEQLHVKISDLGLSREIYSADYYRVQNKSLLPIRWMPPEAIMYGKFSSDSDIWSFGVVLWEIFSFGLQPYYGFSNQEVIEMIRKRQLLPCSEDCPPRMYSLMTECWHDLPSRRPRFKEIHARLRSWEGLSSHTSSTTPSGGNATTQTTSLSASPVSNLSNPRYPNYMFPAQGIPQGQMAGFMGPPLPQNQRYIPINGYPIPPGYAAFPAAHYPPQGPPRVIQHCPPPKSRSPSSASGSTSTGHVTSLPSSGSNQEANIPLLSHMAIPSHPAGMGMTVFGNKTQKPYKIDSKQSSLLGDSSIHGPSDSMISAEL
- the ROR1 gene encoding inactive tyrosine-protein kinase transmembrane receptor ROR1 isoform X1 — encoded protein: MQQPGGADGSLPLLLPLLLLLRAGSRAEPGDATQGANSSVVADFMPTLSWNISSELDKDYFLTLDEPMNNITTTLGQTAELHCKVSGNPPPTVRWLKNDAPVVQEPRRISFRATPYGSRLRIRNLDTTDTGYFQCVATNGRRTVSTTGVLFVKFGPPPTASPGSSDEYEEDGFCQPYRGIACARFIGNRTIYMESLHMQGEIENQITAAFTMIGTSSHLSDKCSQFAIPSLCHYAFPYCDETSSAPKPRDLCRDECEILENVLCQTEYIFARSNPMILMRLKLPNCEDLPQPDSPEAVNCIRIGIPMADPINKNHKCYNSTGVDYRGTVSVTRSGRQCQPWNSQYPHTHTFTAARYPELNGGHSYCRNPGNQKDAPWCFTLDENFKSELCDVPACDYKDSKEKNKMEILYILVPSVTIPLAIALLFFFICICRNNQKSSSPPVQRQPKHVRGQNVEMSMLNAYKPKSKAKELPLSAVRFMEELGECAFGKIYKGHLYLPGMDHAQLVAIKTLKDFNNPQQWAEFQQEASLMAELHHPNIVCLLGVVTQEQPVCLLFEYMNQGDLHEFLVMRSPHSDVGCSSDEDGTVKSSLDHGDFLHIAVQIAAGMEYLAGHFFVHKDLAARNILIGEQLHVKISDLGLSREIYSADYYRVQNKSLLPIRWMPPEAIMYGKFSSDSDIWSFGVVLWEIFSFGLQPYYGFSNQEVIEMIRKRQLLPCSEDCPPRMYSLMTECWHDLPSRRPRFKEIHARLRSWEGLSSHTSSTTPSGGNATTQTTSLSASPVSNLSNPRYPNYMFPAQGIPQGQMAGFMGPPLPQNQRYIPINGYPIPPGYAAFPAAHYPPQGPPRVIQHCPPPKSRSPSSASGSTSTGHVTSLPSSGSNQEANIPLLSHMAIPSHPAGMGMTVFGNKTQKPYKIDSKQSSLLGDSSIHGPSDSMISAEL
- the ROR1 gene encoding inactive tyrosine-protein kinase transmembrane receptor ROR1 isoform X3 — its product is MCNHWPASRDEYEEDGFCQPYRGIACARFIGNRTIYMESLHMQGEIENQITAAFTMIGTSSHLSDKCSQFAIPSLCHYAFPYCDETSSAPKPRDLCRDECEILENVLCQTEYIFARSNPMILMRLKLPNCEDLPQPDSPEAVNCIRIGIPMADPINKNHKCYNSTGVDYRGTVSVTRSGRQCQPWNSQYPHTHTFTAARYPELNGGHSYCRNPGNQKDAPWCFTLDENFKSELCDVPACDYKDSKEKNKMEILYILVPSVTIPLAIALLFFFICICRNNQKSSSPPVQRQPKHVRGQNVEMSMLNAYKPKSKAKELPLSAVRFMEELGECAFGKIYKGHLYLPGMDHAQLVAIKTLKDFNNPQQWAEFQQEASLMAELHHPNIVCLLGVVTQEQPVCLLFEYMNQGDLHEFLVMRSPHSDVGCSSDEDGTVKSSLDHGDFLHIAVQIAAGMEYLAGHFFVHKDLAARNILIGEQLHVKISDLGLSREIYSADYYRVQNKSLLPIRWMPPEAIMYGKFSSDSDIWSFGVVLWEIFSFGLQPYYGFSNQEVIEMIRKRQLLPCSEDCPPRMYSLMTECWHDLPSRRPRFKEIHARLRSWEGLSSHTSSTTPSGGNATTQTTSLSASPVSNLSNPRYPNYMFPAQGIPQGQMAGFMGPPLPQNQRYIPINGYPIPPGYAAFPAAHYPPQGPPRVIQHCPPPKSRSPSSASGSTSTGHVTSLPSSGSNQEANIPLLSHMAIPSHPAGMGMTVFGNKTQKPYKIDSKQSSLLGDSSIHGPSDSMISAEL